In Ahaetulla prasina isolate Xishuangbanna chromosome 6, ASM2864084v1, whole genome shotgun sequence, a single window of DNA contains:
- the VDAC2 gene encoding voltage-dependent anion-selective channel protein 2 isoform X1 gives MNFNQPCQRPPRPPMAIPPAYADLGKSARDIFNKGFGFGLVKLDVKTKSTSGVEFATSGSSNTDTGKVNGSLETKYKWAEYGVTFTEKWNTDNTLGTEMAIEDQIAKGLKLTFDTTFSPNTGKKSGKIKSAYKRECINLGCDVDFDFAGPAIHGSVVLGYEGWLAGYQMTFDSAKSKLTRNNFSVGYKTGDFQLHTNVNDGSEFGGSIYQKVSENLETAINLNWVSGTNSTRFGIAAKYQLDPTASISTKVNNSSLIGIGYTQSLRPGVKLTLSALVDGKNINAGGHKLGLGLELEA, from the exons ATGAATTTTAACCAACCATGTCAGCGCCCACCAAGAC CGCCAATGGCTATTCCACCAGCCTATGCGGACCTTGGCAAGTCTGCCCGAGACATCTTCAACAAAGGATTTG GTTTTGGCCTGGTGAAATTGGATGTGAAAACTAAATCCACAAGTGGAGTG GAATTCGCAACATCTGGTTCATCAAACACAGATACAGGGAAAGTGAATGGAAGCTTGGAGACCAAATATAAGTGGGCTGAATATGGTGTGACTTTCACAGAAAAATGGAACACAGACAATACTCTGGGAACAGAAATGGCAATTGAAGACCAG ATTGCCAAAGGTTTGAAGTTAACATTTGATACAACTTTCTCGCCAAACACTGG AAAGAAAAGTGGCAAAATCAAATCGGCTTATAAGCGTGAATGCATAAATCTTGGGTGTGACGTTGACTTTGATTTTGCTGGACCTGCCATCCATGGTTCCGTTGTCTTGGGTTACGAGGGCTGGCTTGCTGGTTACCAGATGACTTTTGATAGTGCCAAATCCAAGTTGACAAGAAATAACTTCTCTGTGGGTTACAAGACTGGAGATTTCCAATTGCATACCAATGT CAATGATGGGTCAGAATTTGGTGGCTCCATTTATCAGAAGGTCAGCGAGAACCTTGAAACCGCCATAAATCTTAACTGGGTATCTGGCACCAATAGTACTCGTTTTGGAATTGCAGCAAAATACCAGCTGGATCCTACTGCATCCATTTCT ACAAAAGTGAACAACTCTAGTCTAATTGGAATTGGCTACACCCAGTCCCTGAGGCCAG